From a single Pempheris klunzingeri isolate RE-2024b chromosome 2, fPemKlu1.hap1, whole genome shotgun sequence genomic region:
- the gnat1 gene encoding guanine nucleotide-binding protein G(t) subunit alpha-1 — translation MGAGASAEEKRSRELEKKLKEDADIDARTVKLLLLGAGESGKSTIVKQMKIIHKDGYSLEECLEFISIIYSNTLQSIMAIVKAMNTLNINFGHSDQQDDARKLMHLADTIEEGTMPKELSDIILRLWKDAGIQACFDRASEYQLNDSAGYYLNDLERLVQPGFVPTEQDVLRSRVKTTGIIETQFSFKDLHFRMFDVGGQRSERKKWIHCFEGVTCIIFIAALSAYDMVLVEDDEVNRMHESLHLFNSICNHRYFAATSIVLFLNKKDVFVEKIKKAHLSMCFPEYDGPNTYEDAGNYIKMQFLDLNMRRDIKEIYSHMTCATDTENVKFVFDAVTDIIIKENLKDCGLF, via the exons ATGGGGGCTGGAGCGAGCGCTGAGGAGAAACGCTccagagagctggagaagaagctgaaggaggaTGCCGACATTGATGCGAGAACtgtcaagctgctgctgctag GTGCTGGAGAATCAGGCAAAAGTACTATCGTCAAACAGATGAA AATTATCCACAAAGATGGTTACTCACTTGAAGAATGCTTGGAGTTCATTTCCATCATCTACAGCAACACCCTGCAGTCCATCATGGCCATTGTGAAGGCCATGAACACGCTCAATATTAACTTCGGTCACTCTGATCAGCAG GATGATGCAAGGAAACTCATGCATCTCGCAGACACCATTGAGGAAGGCACCATGCCTAAAGAGCTGTCAGACATCATTTTGCGCCTGTGGAAGGACGCTGGCATTCAGGCGTGTTTTGACAGGGCCTCGGAGTACCAGCTCAACGACTCCGCTGGATA CTACCTGAACGACTTGGAGCGACTGGTCCAACCAGGCTTTGTGCCCACTGAGCAGGATGTGCTGCGATCAAGAGTGAAGACCACTGGTATCATTGAGACCCAGTTTTCCTTCAAAGATCTCCACTTCAG AATGTTTGATGTGGGTGgccagaggtcagagaggaagaagtggaTCCACTGTTTCGAAGGTGTTACCTGTATCATCTTCATTGCTGCTCTGAGCGCCTACGACATGGTGCTGGTGGAGGATGATGAAGTG AATCGAATGCACGAGAGTCTGCACTTGTTCAACAGTATCTGCAACCACCGCTACTTCGCCGCCACCTCCATTGTACTCTTCCTCAACAAGAAAGATGTGTTCGTTGAGAAGATCAAGAAAGCTCATCTCAGCATGTGCTTCCCTGAATACGATG GCCCCAATACTTATGAGGATGCTGGTAACTACATCAAAATGCAGTTCTTGGACCTGAACATGCGCCGAGACATCAAAGAAATCTACTCTCACATGACCTGcgccacagacacagagaacgTCAAGTTTGTGTTTGACGCTGTAACCGACATCATCATCAAAGAAAACCTGAAAGATTGTGGTCTCTTCTAA